The DNA sequence GGCGCTATCCGCCGGATCAGGAATTCACGGGATGTGCTCGTAACAGCCGATGCTGGTTTCCGAGTTGATGATCGGGTCGCAACCGGGCGGGAGGTTAAAAATGTATTCTTGCCCCCCCTGTTCCTCAATGCGGATGTCGTTCCCCGCCCGCTCGATCGTCACATCTGTCGTGGCCCACGAATACATCCCGGGGGCTTCCCCATGCATCCACACCACCGACCCCTGGATGCCGATCAGAGTCAGCTTGAGAAGGATGAACTCGCTGGCGAACGTGCCCTTGACGAAGTTGCCGCAATGCTCTCCAATCACGCAATGCGGCTTCAGGTACAGCGTGACGAAATCCCCCCAGGCGTCGTCACAGGGGTGAGCCTGGTACGGGACGTTCGGCTGCGGGTCATCGGTGCATCCGGACCACGTTCCGTAGACGAACAACCAGGGGGAGAGGGTCGGGCTGGAAGTGAGGGTCGGGGTTTCCGTCGGCGGGACGGCCGTCGCCGTAACGGTCGGGGTGAGCGGGGTGAAGGTCGCCGTCGCCGCGGGAGACGTTGCGATCGGCGTTTCCTCCGCCGAATGGGGAGTCGTCGTTCGGGCGAGTTCGCCCGGCGTTAGCGAGGCCTGGGGGCCGCAGGCGAGTGCGGCGAGGAACAAAGCGAACGGGAAGGGGAGAAGCTGTTTGCGCAGTTCGGCCTGCTTCATGCGGCTTTCCTCCTTTTTTTGGATCGAAGGCTGGTGATTTTAACCGGGTTTTTTGAATCCGCCCCGCCGCGAAGGGGAAAAAGGGATTCCCGCTACCGTTTCCGATTGTATACGGGAACGGAGAAGGCGATCCCCGCGCCCCGGAGCCTGCATCCGCGCAAGCGGAGTATCCTCCGTCCGGCAACGGCGGTTTCTACGCCACCCGCACGTTCGAACCGGAGGGGGTCTTGGTGACCTCGATCCGGGCGGGGAACGAATCACGCAGTTCGTCGAGATGGGTGATAACGAGGATGCGGTCGAAATCGTTCTGAACGGATTGGATCGCGGCCACCAAGCGTTCGCGGCCGGCGGCATCCTGCGTACCGAAGCCCTCGTCGATGAAGAGGGCCCGCAGCTGTGCGCCGGCGCGCCGAGCCAGCAGCTTGGAGAGGGCGATCCGGACCGCGAAGTTGATCCGGAACGCCTCGCCGCCGGAATACATCTCGTAGGCGCGGGTGCCGAGCTCGTCCGAGATCTGCAATTCCAGCGTGTCGCGCGCATCGCCGGCTTTGGTCTCGCGCCGGGTTTCCATCCGCAGCCGCATCTGTCCGTTGCTCATTTCCGCCAGCAGGCGGTTGGCCTCCAGTTCGAGTTCGGGGACGACCGTCTCGATGACCATCGTCGGCACCCCGCGTTTGCCGAACGCGTCGCGCAGTTCCTCTTGGATCGAAAGCGCCCGGCGGAGGCCTTCCAACTCCATGCCTTCAGCCTCCCGCCGGCGGGCGATCTCTTCCAACGCGGCCAGGGTCTGGCGCGCCCCGCCCACGCGTTCGTCGGCAAGCCGTTTGGCCAAGCGGGCTTGCCCGAGCCGGCCGCGCAGGGCTTCGGTTTCGGTGAGGCCCTCTCCGGCGCCGCCCAGCTGTTTCCGCAGTTGGTTTAGCGAAGCATCTTCCTCCAAGTGTGTTTTGCGCCATCGCGCGACCCGCTCCTGGGCGGCGGGGAGCCGTGCCTGGGAATCCTTGGCCGCCTTCCAGGCGGCTTCCGCTTCCGCCAACCGGCGCTCCAGCGCAGGCAAATTCAACAGTGCGGTTTGCAGCGCCGCGGAATCCTTTTGCAGGGCGTCCAATTCGGCGGCAAGGTCCTTCAGCCGCGCCGCGTTGGATTTGTATTTCCCCCGGCGGGATTCGATCTCCCGCAACAGCTCCTCGATCACGCGTTTGCGGTGGGCGGGGGTGAGCGGTTGGCCGCAGGTCGGGCATTCGGGTGCGGTGGCGGTTTCCAGCGCCTCCAGGCGCTTCTTCAGGGGTTCGGTCTGCGGGGCCAGGGCGTCGTTTTCGCCGCGCACGGTCCCCATCAGGCCGCTGAGTTCGCGGATCTGGGTTTGGATTTTTTCCCGTTCCGACTGCCGGAGGGCAAGGGCTTCCCGTTCGGCGCGGATTTCCGCGGTCCGCCGCTCGAGCGCCGCGGCGTCGGCGCCCCGCGCGAGCGACTCCAGATCCGCGCGCGCTTCCGCCAATTCGCGCTCGGCCGCCAGGCGGCGTTTCGCGGTTTCCTCCGCCAGGCGCTCGAGGTCTGCGCGCGCGGCGCGCCGCTGTTCGACCGCAGACCAAGCCCGCTCCAGCTCGGCCAGGCTCTTCCCCTCGGCTTCGGCCTTCTTCCCGGCTTCTGATAATTGGAGTTCGTATTCCTCCCGGCGGGCAAGCTCCCGCTCCATCTCGGCCCGACGGGATTCGATCCGGTCGATCTGCTCGCGGCTCCGGCGGATTTTCTCCTTGACTCGATCCTCATACCGCTCCCAAACGTCCAATCCGAGGATCGCGGCAAGGATCTGGACCCGTTGGAACGGCGGCTTGGCGGTGAATTCGTCGGCCCGGCCCTGGGAAAGCAGTGCGGAATTCAGAAAGGTGTCGTAATCCAGCCGCAGGAGGCGGTCGATGCGATCCTGCGTTGCGCGCATCGTGGGCTCGGACAGCCCCCGCCAAGCGTTCGTTTCCGGATCCCAGACCTGGAATTCGAGCAGCGACTGCGCGGTCTTCTTTTCGATGCTGCGCTGGCGGATCACCAGGTGGCGCGCGCCGGCCATTTCGAATTCCAGCGCCACCCGCGTTTCGCGCAGGTTTTGATGGATCAGATCGTCGGCCGAAGCCGAACGGGCTTTGCCCCACAGCGCCCAAGTGATCGCATCCAGCAGCGAGGATTTCCCCGCCCCGTTCTCCCCCGAGATGCAGGCGACATGGATTCCCTCCAGGTTGAGCGGATCGGGATCGCGATAGGCCAGAAAGTTGTGGAGTTCGAGCTTGACCGGAATCATGTGAATCGATCGCAGGTTCCCGTTTGAAACGAGACCATAGACCATGGACCATAGACGACAGCCGTTGGTTGGGCATTGCTTGCCGGTTCTCGGATCATGCGCTTCATCGAAACAAGGTCATGATGGTTTCGGATCAGAGCCATCAATGACCAATCCTCGACCATGGTCCATGGTCCATCGTCGGGGCTGCAGTGGGCCATCGCCGGGTCTGCGGCGGTCCACGGCCTATGGCCCATCGTCGGCTTCCTCCCGCATCAATTCCTCGGCCGCCTGCAGGAGCTCGCGTTTGCGCTCCTCGTCGACGTTCTTGGTTTCGAAGTAGCGCTTCAGCAGCTCGAGCGGCGAAAGCGATTCGGCGCTCTCGGCGCCCAGGCGGGCGCGGGCGGTTTCGCGCACCTCCTGTTGGATGCTGAGGTGCGAAGCCTCCTCGGCCGCCTTCTGCACCGCGCGCTCGTCGAGCAGTCCGGCCTGGTCGGCCGGCATCGACACGATTACGCGCACGACCGCCTGCTCCATGCCCGGCTTGTGAAGCCGGACCGCCTCCAGCACCGCCGGGGTGGGCTGCTCCCCGGCGCGGATTTCGACCCGGATGGTTTGAAACGGACGCGCGCGGACGGGGATGAACTCCACCGCGGCTTTCCCGCGCTCGATCTCCGCGAAGCAGAACCCCTTCGGCTCGTTTTCCTCCCCGAAATCGATCCGCTCGAGCGAACCGGCGTAAACCACCGGAGGGGCGCCCGCGATCCCGCGGGTGAGGTTTTGATGCTTGTGGATGTGCCCGAGCGCGACGTAATCCCAGGCGCCGTCCGCCACGGCGCTCTGCAGCACCGCCACGTCCCCGCCGAGCATCACCGTCCGCTCGGATCCGAACACCGATCCGGAAACGGTGAAATGCCCAGCCAGCACCCGCGGCGCGGCCTGTCCGCCGGCCTGCTCCGCGAACTCCCGGAGATAGTGCGCCACGGCGTCGCGCAGCGCTTGTTCGAGTTCCGGCAAGGATTTGCCCTTGTAGTCATCGTCGAGGAGCAGGCGGTTGCGGGAAGGGTAAGGCATCCAGGCCAGGAAGACCGGACCGGCGCCCGTCTGGACCAGACGCGCCTCGGGTTTGTTGCCGACGATCACGTTGGGGATGTCCAGCACTTGGTAAATATCGAGGCTGGTGGCTTTGGAAGCCGTCCCGGGCAGGTCGTGGTTGCCCACCAACAGCAGCGTCGGAATTTTTTCAGACAGCCGCTTTATCCGGCGGGCGAATTCGCGCTGCTGGGTGGGGGACGGGTCGCGGGTTTTGAATGCGTCCCCGGCGAAAACCGCCAGGTCGGCCTTGTGCGAAAGCGCGTAGTCGATGACTTCGTCCAGCCGGTCGAGGAAATCCCGCACCCGCGAGGAGGTGCCGGTGGCGGGGTCTAATTTTCCGTAATTTTCCATCCCCACGTGCAGATCGGCGAAGTGGATAAGGCGGACGGGCGGCATATAGGAATTGTAACCCAACCAGCCTCGGCATCCGTGAAAATTCATCCGCCGGCCGCGGAGCGGCCGTCTGCGCGGTCGGACGGATCAGACAACCCGGCGGACGGCCGGGGGCGCGGCCGTTCGGCGGATAGGGCATCCCTCGGGATGCCGAGCGCCCGCGGACGGCAGTCGGGGCTGGGGCCGGGATGGATTTCTGATCGGCGCGTCTTTCGCCCCGCAACAGCCCGTGCGGGCGCCGCGGCGCGGCAAGGAAAGGACAGCAATGCAGGCCTGAATACCCCGAGGGGGGGCTTGAAAACAAGGCCGGGCTAGTATACGAACACGATTTCGCGCGGCGTCCCGTATCCGCCGTTCCCGGTCTTCTCCGCCCAGAGGATCTCCGATTTCCATTTCGGATACCCGGTATTGAACCGCACGAGGAACAACATTCCATCGTCCAAAAAGCTCGGCTCCCCCCAGACGGAATACCCGTTCTCATCGGCGATGCCTTCGATCGGAACGGCGTCCGGCGGCTCCCATTCCGCCGCCGGATCCTTCCTCGATGCGCACAGCAGCTGTGTGTTGGCGTCGTCGCCGCGGCGGTTGAAGCAGAAAAGGGTTTCCCGATCGTTTATCCAGGGCTGGGTTTCGTGGAGGTCGCTTTGAAAAATCCCCGGCATCCGCTCCGGCTCGGCCCACCGGCGCGGGCCGGTGCTTTCCGCCCAGTACAAGGTCCCGTTTCCGTCCAGGAATTCGCTCCAGAAATACAGGTTGCCGCTCGGCACAAGATGGAAATCCATGAACCCGGTGCCGGCATAGTCCCCCAATGATCCGGGGAGCCGCTCCGGCATCCCCCACGGGTCTTCCGGAGAATTCCGGCTGGAGATGAAGCTTCCCGAAAACGACGGATCCGCCACCGATTCCCGGGTGAAGATCAGAAGGGTCCGGCGGTCGTTGATCCACGGACTGCTCTCCATATGTTCCGTATTAATTTCCGGTCCAAGGTTGCGCGGCTCTCCCCAGGTTCCTTCGGGGTTCCGCAGGCTGACGTACAAATCGGTGTTCCACCAATATTCGCCTTCTTGCGCCCGGTGTCCGGTCAGATGCGGAGTGACGGGTTTGGCGTTCAGATCCTGCTCCAAGATCTGCAGCGTGGAAACAACGCTGTGCAGGAAGTAAAGCGCCGATCCGTCCGGAACGGCGAACGCCGAATCTATGTATCCGGCGGGGAACGGCTGAAGCGGAGATCCCGAAAACAGCGAACAACCCATCACCAACAATGCGAGGACCGTCGGCAGATGCCGCGCCCGGATCGGCCGCGGCAAGGGCGGAGGATCTTCCGCGGACTGCCCGGAACCGCCAGAGGCTCTTGGGACGGCAAACACAATCTCCCCTCCCGGCGCCGTATGCGCACGGATACATCTCGGGATCGATGAGGCGATCACCTGCGTCAATCTTTTCGCCGCCCGGCCCTCCGCTCGATTCGGGATCCATCCCGAGCGCCCGAGGAGAATCCGAGGCATCGCATTGCCGGGTTGAATCTCGGCGCACCCGTCGGAGAACGCTTTACACGCCGTCGGTTCCCCTCTGCGCCTGCAACGGCCCAATACTTTGGCGGGCCGAAAGAAACCTCCGCTCCTGCGGTTGGGTCGGGAAAGGACAGCCGGGCATCTCCCGTCCGGCGGCCCTACCCTGCCCGGGCGAGCGTCTTTCCGGCCGACCGCCGATGCAGGATCCAAGACAAGGCAAACAAAAGCGCCACCGGAACATACAAGCTGCGCATGCCGAACGCCATCGAGCCGTATTCGAGCACCGACCCAACAGCGGATCCGAGCAGGTTCGAACTGAAAGCGACGGTGATATCCGGGGCGTCGCGGAGGAGGAGCGAGAACGCCGCGCTCGCGAAGAAGACCGGCAATCCGGTCAACAGGACGGCCGCCGCAAGTTTTATCCCGAACGGGCAGGCCAGGAAGGCGCTCAGCGGGACGATCAACTGGGCGGCCGTCCCGACCAAGGCGCCGGCAAGCAGGATGTCCGCCGTCAGCCGGGGGAACGCGGCCACCAATCGGTTGGCCAGCAGGACCATCAGCAGGACCGCCGAAACGGCGATCGCGTTGACGATCCAGGTCGAGCCGAACAGCAAAGCCAACTCGGTGATGATCCGCACCTCGACCAGCATAAAGGCGGCTCCGAGCAGAAGGAAGACGAGGTTGATCGTGCGGACGGTCGGGTAAACCTTGCGCGCGCCCAGGACGGCCAACAGAATGATCATGGCCATGGCGAGAAGGTAGGGGGTGGGGATCCCACGGCTTTGAAGATAGAGGTAAGGCCAATCGTCGTTCGCCGGCTCCACGGTTCCGCCGCTTGGAGCGATCTGCATCGTGCAGGCGCTGTCCGCGCACAGCGAGGCCGTGTCGGCCGAGGCAAGGCCGGGGCCGGCCAGGAAGAGGATCCATGCGGTATCGGCGATCGAAATCATCAGGGGCGGTTCGCCGAACACCGCCGCCAACGAATTGGCGAGGCGCTCGCGGATCCACTCCCGCTCCACGTCGAAGGTGACCGCCAGCAAACCGTCCGGCGCGAGATGCCGGCTGGCAGATCGGATGCTTTCCACCGTATAGAGGAAGTTGTCCAGCCGGATGCTTCCCATGCCCGAAAGCAATGTTTGGGAATCGACGATGCCGAAGACGATTAAATCGTACCGCCCGTCCGTGCGCTCCAAGAACGAGCGGGCGTCGTCAAGGTGCACGCGCACCGCGCCGGAGTCGTACGGCCGTTCGGGATGCTTCTCGCGGCCGAGGCGGTAAATCGCCGGATCGATCTCCACCGCCTCGACGCTCGCCGCGCCGCAGCGCAGGGCGGCGGCCACGTCGTTCCCCATCCCCGAACCGATGACCAACACGCTTTGCGGATCGCCCGGCTGGTAGGGCAGCTCATACAGCAGCCGGTACTTCTCGAGCAGGGACGCGTACGCGGGCTGGGAAGCGATGAATTCGGGCGATAAATTCAACGCAAACATGTGGCCGATCTGATTAACGTACAGATCGTATCCGAACCGTTCCGGATCGTCCACCTGTCTTCCGTCCACCGAAAACGGAACGACGTCGATTTTGTAGTACGGCGACCAAACGGACGACCGGGCGCAGGCCGCCAAGGCGACGATGACGAGCAGGAAAGGCGCCGCGGCGGAGGCGGCAAGCCGTACGGAAGACCGGACAAGCCACAGCACGGGGGGAAGAGCCGCCGCAAACCAGATCCACGGCGAAGACGCTCCATACGATACCGCCGTGAACAGGACAATTCCGGCCAAACTGCCGAGGATGTTAACCAGGTAGGCGGTCAGGGGAGGAAAACCGATCATCAATCGGCCGGCGAGCTGACCCATCGGGATGAAGAGCAACAGGGTCAGGACCGAGAAATATCCCAGGATCAACGCAAACACGACAGTGGAAATCCACGAAGGCAGAGCCGCCGCCCGCCAAAAAAACTCCGAACTGTCCGGAACAACGATGGAGCGGAAGCCCGTCAGATGACTGACGGCGAGCACCACGGGGACGTACAGCAGAAGCAGGGGGCCGAAATACGCCAGGTAGTTGCGGGTTCGCTTGGCCAGCGCGTACCCCAGGGCCAGACCGAGAAACGCGGCGATCAGGGCGACGTTCTTGAAGTAGGAGAAAAGGCGGATTTCGGCTGCCAGCCAGCGTACGACGAGCATCTCAAAATACAGTCCGAGCAGGCTGGCCAGGAAGAGATCCGCATACCGCCGCGGATCCGGCCGGGAGACGGGCCCGTCGCTCGCGTCCGATGACGCGTTTATGGCACCCATACGTATGTCCTTTCCCTCGCAAGGGATTGCCGAAACGGATTCTACCAAAATGGAGCAAAACGGCTTCCGGGCCAAGAGCCGATTCTCCGTTCCATCGATGCGCGAGTGAAACGGCCGAGGAAAGGGGAAGCCGGGGACGCGCGAAAACATTTCCTCCCCATGATCGCCGCGGTTCAAACGCGGAATCGCGTTGGGACGAAACCGCTTAACAGGAAGCGTCTTCGGCATTCCCAAGCGGTTCATCCGCTTCCGTCCTTCAGCGGAATTGGTCGCGCTCCGTTGCCCGCAAAAAACACGCCGCCGACGCTGTTCCCGACCTTCACCTTACAACCAACAAGGATTCGGCCAGGTCAGCAGAAAGCTCAGCCATACCGGGCGATCCTTCCGCGCCGAAAATCTCCCCAAGGAAAATGGGGGGGGACTGACACCCCATGAGTTATCTGCGGGCTCCCAACCCGTCGGGCCGGCTGCAAGCGCCCTCTGCATTCGGCCCCGGTAATCCGGCGGCCAGGCAGGTTCACCCAAGTTGCGGCGGCCGCAGCCGGGCGTGCAGATCCCGCACCAGCATCATCCCGGCGCCGCCCAGGGCAAGGACAGCCAGGATGTACCCGATCAGGGGCGCGATCACAACCGCCAGGCGCCATCCTTCCGGTTCGGCCTTTCCCGACGCCAGCCCGGTGGCGACCGCCAAGCCCTGACTCCCCAGAAGCAAAACCGCCCCCAGCGCGAGTGACCCGCCGAGAAAGCGGCGTCGCAGACGAGCCCGCCATCCCGCCCAGCATAGGAGCAATCCGCCGACCAGCACGAGCGGGAAAAATTCAGCCGGCATGAGGAAATCCAACATGAACGATCCTCCCCGGATCAACCGTATCCCGGTGAACAGGATCGGCAACAATAGGGGAAGCCACACAAGAATCGTCCCGACAAGCGCCAGAAGTTTGGTAAACCAGCCGCGTTTATTCATGGAAGCCCTCGCCGGCGTCGGGCGCTCCCTTCGCACCAGACGCTTTTCGAACAGAGTCACCTGCTTGCCGCCGCCGTACGGTTCAAGAGTCCCCACTTCTACAAAGCCGCGGTTGCGGTGGAATCGGAGAGACACCGGATTCGGAGGACGCGAATCCACCTCGCAGACGATCACCTCCACGCCGCCGTCTTCGGCAAAGGAGAACAGGTCTTCGTAGAACTTTTCCGCCATCCCTTCTCCGCGGCGGCTTATCCGCACTACGATCCGGTCGATATAAAGAAAGCCGGAATACCTTGCGGAAAACCACAAATAGTTCGGGCTGTCGTATTCGGCGCCCTCGCGGAAGCCCAGCAGGAAAGCCGCAATCCGTCCGTCCCCCTCCATCACCTTTGCGTACGCCGCTTTTCCGTGCAACTGCGACAGCCGCTCCGGCGTCAACGGACTTAAAAACCGAACGGAATCGGAGTTTAATTCGAGGATCGTCGGATAGTCCGCCGCTTGCATATCGCGAATCGAAAAAAAATTTTCCATCATCGCCTTTGAGCGCCGGATCCAGGCGGAGGCGCAGCCCCGCACGCCGCACTCGTCATCCGGAAGAGGTTATTCCAATTTCCCAAAGTGGCAACTTCCTTCCAGGAGCGGCGTCCCATACCGTGCAATCCCGCCGCTCCGCCTCCGCGCCGAAGGCCGCCCCGGCAGGGAGTGAATGCGCCCACCGTGGATCAAGCGCGGATTGAAAGCCTGAGAAAATCCCGGATTCTTGCGAACCGCAACGCTGTGCGCAGCGCCGGTGGAAACGCCTTCAACGCGGTCTGCGGGCCGATGAATTTCGGATCCGCGAGTGCATATTCCCGGTTCTTCCAAACCAGAGAACATCCGCCCCTGGCCAGCACGTTGGCCGCCCAATCCACCTTCCGCCCGTAGGTGAGTGCGAAGACAAAGCCGCCTTCCGCCGGTTCGGCGATGATCGGAATGCGGTGCCGTTTTCCCGTTTTCCGGCCTTTGTGGGTGAGGATCGCGAAGTGTCCGAAGGATTTCCCGGCGATTCGGATCATCAGCTTGTTGGTGTAACGCTTGTTCATCACCCGTACCCGATCGAGGATCGCCTGTTTCAGGGCCATGCGCCACCTTGCTTGAATTTTCCTTTCCGCCGGCGCCTCCGCCATTCTTCCACTTTGCACGAATCCGCGGCCGGATCGACACGGCGGCGCATACAGTGTCGGTCATAACCTCCCCTTTGGCAAGCCCGCCGCGGAACGACGTATCGTATAATGAAGCGCCGGCCTGATTGCGCGGCGGACGCTTATCCCGAACCATGTCGCGGAAAAGCATGACCTTTCTCTTCTATGGGGCGATCGCCCTAGTGGTGGTTTCGAACGTCGCCTATCACCTGTTCCAGAAGGCCACCCCGGCGGACGCCAATCCCCTGCTTGCCCTGGTCGTAACGTACGGGATCGCGCTGCTCGCGTGCCTGGTCCTGCTTCCGTTCTTCCCCTCCGCGGAAGGCTGGAGCGCCTCCCTCACGAAAATCAACTGGGCGAGCATCGGGCTTGGGCTTGCGGTGGTGGGTTTGGAGCTGGGGTTCCTGGCCGCGTACCGCGCCGGATGGCCGATCAGCCTGGCGGGATTGGTGGCCAACGTACTGGTCGGGATGCTGCTGCTGCCGGTGGGATTGATCCTCCTGCGCGAGAAGGTTTCTTGGATCAACCTGCTGGGAATCGCGGTCTGCCTGATTGGGATCGTCCTCGTCAACTTCAAGCCGGTGAAGTAATCCCCCCCGCGGTGAACCCGCTTCGCGCGGACGCCCGAAGGCGCCCGCCGGACCGTCACCCTTCCGCGATACGGATCAATTCCTCCGCCAGCTTCCGCGGCTGGTCGAAGAAGAGATCATGCGCGGAATCATCGAACCAGATCAGCCTTTTCCCCTGCGGCGCCCGCAGGGCTTCATAGTAAGCCCGCACCAGTTCGGAGGGAGCGTTGTAATCGTATCGGCTCTCCAAAAAATACACCGGTACGCCGACCTCGGGAGTGCTTTGCGCGAAATTCATACTCCCCGACCCGCTATACATGCCGACCGGAGGGTTCGCAGGACCAAAAGGCTCCTTTCGGCGGAATCCCGGGCATGTAAGGCGGTCAGGGAAAAACAGCTCAACCGCTTTACCAAACGGCTATCGGATGAGGAAGACGGCCTCCTTGGTCCCCGCTGGGCTGCCTCGGATTCAACCACCGCCTCTGGTCATATCGGAACCGCCAGCCCCAACCGGAACGCAGCCGGCAGGATGTATTCCGGAGCTGCGCATCGGGCCGTGCACAAAGGAAAACCCCGCGACCGGCGCCGTGCAGGAACTTTTTCCCTTCGGGACTCTGCGTTTGTTCGCCGGGCTTCCTCCCCCTTTGCGCCCGCGGCCCTCCGACCGTCAATCCACCTGCATCAGGAGAACGCCCACCGCAAAGATGACGACCGCCAAAATCCGGAGGATCCAATAAATCCGTTTGCGAAACTGTCCGGCCTTGATGAATTCCTCATCCCGATCGATGTCGCCCGCCACCCATAATCCGGTGATCATCTCCACGTTGCTGAAGGAAACGAAAAAGAGGATCACGCCGAGAATCACCGCAATCATCGCAACGGTTTCAAGAAGAGACACAGCCGCCTCCCAAAAGAAAAGCCCTTCGGGTTCGAAAAGCCGCGGCGCGATCGCACCGCAAAAGGATTATACCGAATTCGTCCGTCTTTCCCGCCGGGTCTTTCTTCATAAAGCCGTCAACCGTCTCCGGCGCTTGCAAACGCATATCCTGTGCGCCCCCGTCCGCGGGACGGCTCGAGCATCAGCTCGTCTCGCAAATCCTCTTAAGTTCGCGGGCTTCCAATTCGAATTGCCGGGTAAGGTCTTCCGCCATCGATTTTTGCAGAAAAAAACCGAGGATATTCATGGGGAATTTCCAGCGGATGTCCGCGTCCACGGAATAAAGCGTGTTTCCGTTTTGCTCATCCAGAGAAAACAGAACGTCTAACTCGTGGATTTTGCTCACCAAGTGAAATCCGATTTCCCGATTCCATTCGAACCGGGTGATCGTCCCGCGCATTTCCAGCCGTTGGCCGTCTTCTTCGAGGATTTCGGCGAAAGTGGTTCCGATCCGCTCCGCCGTCTCGGCAAAGATCTCCCCGCCCTGCACATTCTTTTGCCATTGCATGGCCCTTTCAGGATTCTCGATCCAGGAAAACACAACCTCCGGGGGTCGAAAAATTTTAATCGAATACGAGATCTTCATTTTAGAAATAATTATCCTAGTCCGGCTGCCGGCAGGATGTATCGGCGCCGGGGCCTATCCGTAGCTTGGGTAGATCGGATCGTACATCTGAGAGCGG is a window from the Anaerolineales bacterium genome containing:
- a CDS encoding SMC family ATPase; the encoded protein is MIPVKLELHNFLAYRDPDPLNLEGIHVACISGENGAGKSSLLDAITWALWGKARSASADDLIHQNLRETRVALEFEMAGARHLVIRQRSIEKKTAQSLLEFQVWDPETNAWRGLSEPTMRATQDRIDRLLRLDYDTFLNSALLSQGRADEFTAKPPFQRVQILAAILGLDVWERYEDRVKEKIRRSREQIDRIESRRAEMERELARREEYELQLSEAGKKAEAEGKSLAELERAWSAVEQRRAARADLERLAEETAKRRLAAERELAEARADLESLARGADAAALERRTAEIRAEREALALRQSEREKIQTQIRELSGLMGTVRGENDALAPQTEPLKKRLEALETATAPECPTCGQPLTPAHRKRVIEELLREIESRRGKYKSNAARLKDLAAELDALQKDSAALQTALLNLPALERRLAEAEAAWKAAKDSQARLPAAQERVARWRKTHLEEDASLNQLRKQLGGAGEGLTETEALRGRLGQARLAKRLADERVGGARQTLAALEEIARRREAEGMELEGLRRALSIQEELRDAFGKRGVPTMVIETVVPELELEANRLLAEMSNGQMRLRMETRRETKAGDARDTLELQISDELGTRAYEMYSGGEAFRINFAVRIALSKLLARRAGAQLRALFIDEGFGTQDAAGRERLVAAIQSVQNDFDRILVITHLDELRDSFPARIEVTKTPSGSNVRVA
- a CDS encoding exonuclease SbcCD subunit D — translated: MPPVRLIHFADLHVGMENYGKLDPATGTSSRVRDFLDRLDEVIDYALSHKADLAVFAGDAFKTRDPSPTQQREFARRIKRLSEKIPTLLLVGNHDLPGTASKATSLDIYQVLDIPNVIVGNKPEARLVQTGAGPVFLAWMPYPSRNRLLLDDDYKGKSLPELEQALRDAVAHYLREFAEQAGGQAAPRVLAGHFTVSGSVFGSERTVMLGGDVAVLQSAVADGAWDYVALGHIHKHQNLTRGIAGAPPVVYAGSLERIDFGEENEPKGFCFAEIERGKAAVEFIPVRARPFQTIRVEIRAGEQPTPAVLEAVRLHKPGMEQAVVRVIVSMPADQAGLLDERAVQKAAEEASHLSIQQEVRETARARLGAESAESLSPLELLKRYFETKNVDEERKRELLQAAEELMREEADDGP
- a CDS encoding GNAT family N-acetyltransferase → MENFFSIRDMQAADYPTILELNSDSVRFLSPLTPERLSQLHGKAAYAKVMEGDGRIAAFLLGFREGAEYDSPNYLWFSARYSGFLYIDRIVVRISRRGEGMAEKFYEDLFSFAEDGGVEVIVCEVDSRPPNPVSLRFHRNRGFVEVGTLEPYGGGKQVTLFEKRLVRRERPTPARASMNKRGWFTKLLALVGTILVWLPLLLPILFTGIRLIRGGSFMLDFLMPAEFFPLVLVGGLLLCWAGWRARLRRRFLGGSLALGAVLLLGSQGLAVATGLASGKAEPEGWRLAVVIAPLIGYILAVLALGGAGMMLVRDLHARLRPPQLG
- a CDS encoding EamA family transporter, with translation MTFLFYGAIALVVVSNVAYHLFQKATPADANPLLALVVTYGIALLACLVLLPFFPSAEGWSASLTKINWASIGLGLAVVGLELGFLAAYRAGWPISLAGLVANVLVGMLLLPVGLILLREKVSWINLLGIAVCLIGIVLVNFKPVK
- a CDS encoding alpha/beta hydrolase, with translation MNFAQSTPEVGVPVYFLESRYDYNAPSELVRAYYEALRAPQGKRLIWFDDSAHDLFFDQPRKLAEELIRIAEG
- a CDS encoding SRPBCC family protein translates to MKISYSIKIFRPPEVVFSWIENPERAMQWQKNVQGGEIFAETAERIGTTFAEILEEDGQRLEMRGTITRFEWNREIGFHLVSKIHELDVLFSLDEQNGNTLYSVDADIRWKFPMNILGFFLQKSMAEDLTRQFELEARELKRICETS